From a region of the Arvicanthis niloticus isolate mArvNil1 chromosome 6, mArvNil1.pat.X, whole genome shotgun sequence genome:
- the Ctns gene encoding cystinosin: MMRNWLLILTPFLLKYIEKCESTVSLSAPPTVKLENGSSTNVSITLGHPLNATLVITFEITFRSKNLTIVELPDEVIVPRGEKNASFQVTSQNIGQVTVYLHGNHSNQTCPRIRFLVIHSRIVSIINQVIGWIYFMAWSVSFYPQVIQNWRRKSVIGLSFDFLALNLTGFVAYSVFNIGLLWVPYIQEEFLLKYPNGVNPVDSNDAFFSLHAVALTLIVILQCCLYERGNQRVSWPSIGFLVLAWLFVLVTMIVAAVGVTTWLQFLFCFSYIKLIITLIKYFPQAYMNFYYKSTKGWSIGGVLLDFTGGSFSLLQMFLQSYNNDQWTLIFGDPTKFGLGVFTIFFDVVFFIQHFYLYRKKPGLQAAHTGPDSHPSQNWASSLQLMALPQSTNISGSSLKG, encoded by the exons ATGATGAGGAATTGGCTGCTTATTTTAACCCCTTTCCTCTTGAAGTACATAGAGAAATGTG AGTCAACTGTCAGCCTCAGTGCCCCTCCCACCGTGAAGCTGGAAAATGGCAGTTCAACCAATGTCAGCATCACCCTTGG GCATCCATTAAATGCGACCTTGGTGATCACTTTTGAAATCACATTTCGTTCAAAAAATCTTACTATTGTGGAGCTTCCTGATGAA GTTATAGTGCCTCGCGGAGAGAAAAATGCCTCCTTCCAAGTGACTTCTCAAAATATTGGACAAGTGACTGTTTATCTGCATGGAAATCATTCCAACCAGACCTG CCCCAGGATCCGGTTCTTGGTGATCCACAGCAGAATTGTTAGTATCATAAACCAGGTGATTGGCTGGATCTACTTCATGGCCTGGTCTGTCTCCTTCTACCCACAAGTTATCCAGAACTGGAGACGGAAAAG TGTCATTGGTCTCAGCTTTGACTTCTTAGCCCTGAACTTGACAGGCTTCGTGGCCTACAGCGTTTTCAACATCGGTCTTTTGTGGGTGCCCTACATCCAG GAGGAGTTTCTCCTCAAATATCCCAATGGCGTGAACCCTGTCGACAGTAATGACGCCTTCTTCAGCTTGCATGCAGTCGCCCTCACCCTGATTGTCATCCTGCAATGCTGCCTGTATGAG CGAGGCAACCAGCGCGTGTCATGGCCCTCCATTGGCTTCCTGGTACTCGCATGGCTCTTTGTCTTAGTCACCATGATTGTGGCTGCAGTCGGTGTCACCACATGGCTACAgttcctcttctgcttctcctaCATCAAGCTCATCATCACGCTGATCAAGTACTTCCCACAG GCCTACATGAACTTTTACTACAAAAGCACCAAGGGCTGGAGCATTGGCGGTGTGCTCCTGGATTTTACAGGGGGCAGCTTTAGCCTCCTCCAGATGTTCCTCCAGTCTTATAATAATG ACCAATGGACATTGATCTTCGGAGACCCAACCAAGTTCGGACTTGGCGTCTTCACCATCTTCTTTGATGTTGTCTTCTTCATCCAGCACTTCTACTTGTACAGAAAGAAACCAGG GCTTCAGGCAGCACACACAGGTCCCGACAGCCATCCCAGCCAGAACTGGGCATCAAGTTTGCAGCTGATGGCCTTGCCCCAAAGCACCAATATTTCTGGGAGCAGCTTGAAAGGCTAA
- the Tax1bp3 gene encoding tax1-binding protein 3 produces the protein MSYIPGQPVTAVVQRVEIHKLRQGENLILGFSIGGGIDQDPSQNPFSEDKTDKGIYVTRVSEGGPAEIAGLQIGDKIMQVNGWDMTMVTHDQARKRLTKRSEEVVRLLVTRQSLQKAVQQSMLS, from the exons ATGTCCTACATCCCGGGCCAGCCTGTCACCGCCGTAGTG caAAGAGTTGAAATTCATAAGTTGCGTCAAGGTGAGAACTTAATCCTGGGCTTCAGTATTGGAGGTGGGATCGACCAGGACCCTTCCCAGAATCCCTTCTCAGAAGATAAAACAGACAAG GGTATCTACGTCACACGAGTATCTGAGGGAGGTCCTGCTGAAATTGCTGGGCTGCAGATTGGAGACAAGATCATGCAG GTGAACGGCTGGGACATGACCATGGTCACTCATGACCAGGCTCGGAAGCGGCTCACCAAACGCTCGGAGGAGGTGGTCCGCCTGCTGGTGACTCGGCAGTCTCTTCAGAAGGCTGTACAGCAGTCCATGCTATCTTAG
- the Emc6 gene encoding ER membrane protein complex subunit 6: protein MAAVVAKREGPPFISEAAVRGNAAVLDYCRTSVSALSGATAGILGLTGLYGFIFYLLASVLLSLLLILKAGRRWNKYFKSRRPLFTGGLIGGLFTYVLFWTFLYGMVHVY from the coding sequence ATGGCCGCGGTGGTGGCCAAGCGGGAAGGGCCGCCGTTCATCAGCGAGGCAGCCGTGCGAGGCAACGCCGCGGTCCTGGATTACTGCCGGACCTCCGTGTCAGCGCTGTCGGGGGCCACAGCCGGCATCCTCGGCCTCACCGGCCTCTACGGCTTCATCTTCTACCTGCTTGCCTCCGTCCTGCTCTCCCTGCTCCTAATTCTCAAAGCGGGAAGGAGGTGGAACAAATATTTTAAGTCACGAAGACCTCTCTTTACAGGAGGCCTCATCGGAGGCCTCTTTACCTACGTCCTCTTTTGGACATTCCTCTATGGCATGGTGCACGTCTACTGA